Within the Malassezia vespertilionis chromosome 3, complete sequence genome, the region CCCAGCGAACTCATCAAGTCCTTCGAGGAAGCGGCGGCACCCCGTATCGTACAAGTCTGTAAAGGATACAGTAAGTGTACACACACCATCAAGCCCCTGCGAAAGACGCTCTAGAATAATATGCACGGGCACATCCTCGCCATGGTACGACACATGGTGCATTGATGGAaaggccgtgcgcaagcgcgcctcCATTATTGCTGACTAACAGGAATgacgcgcggcacgctgcgtccACGCGGGCGATATGGATTCGACCATTGTGggcgtgctcggcggcggccaGCTCGGCCGCATGTTTGCCGAGGCAGCATCGCGGCTAAATATTGCTGTGCGCTTTCTGGATGTAGGTGCAAACACGCCTGCTAAGCAGATCGTGAGCGTCCCGAATGACCTCCCCGGCCATGTGGACGGCAGCTTTTccgatgctgcgcagaTTCGCGCGCTGGCGAAGAAAGTCGATGTACTCACTGTCGAGATTGAGCATGTGGATGCCGACCAGCTCGAGGCGGTTCTGGAAGAAGGCCTGgtgcgcgcggtgcatccCAGCCCCGCTACCATCAAGCTGATCCAGGATAAGTACTTGCAAAAGGTGCACTTGCAAGATGCGGGGTTGCCCGTGGTCGAGTTCAGTGCAGTGGATACGCAGAATGTGGATGCGGCGATTGACCGCTTTGGGCTCCCGCTTATGCTCAAGTGCAGGACGCAAGCGTACGACGGGCGCGGCAACTTTACACTCCGAACGCGCGAACAAATTCCCGAAGCAATTtccgcgctgggcggcggcacgcgccCTCTGTACGCGGAAAAATGGGCGTCCTTTGAAAAGGAACTTGCTGTAATGGttgtgcgcagcacggaTGGCGATGTACGGGCCTACACGGCTGTCGAAACCGTGCACGAGAACAGCATATGCCACAGCGTATACGCCCCGCTCCGTGTCCCCGTCGCTGGCCTCGATAAGCGCGCGCGGGATATTGCAGAGCGTGCCGTTGCGACATTTTCTGGCGCCGGTATTTTCGGGGTCGAGATGTTTCTTTTGCCCGGCAGTGTGCTGGTCATCAATGAaatcgcgccgcgtcctcACAATAGCGGGCATTACACCATGGAGGCATCCGACACCACTCAGTTTGAGAATCATCTGCGGGCCGTTGTCGGCATGCCGC harbors:
- the ADE2 gene encoding phosphoribosylaminoimidazole carboxylase (EggNog:ENOG503NWET; COG:F; BUSCO:EOG09261D4D), whose protein sequence is MDSTIVGVLGGGQLGRMFAEAASRLNIAVRFLDVGANTPAKQIVSVPNDLPGHVDGSFSDAAQIRALAKKVDVLTVEIEHVDADQLEAVLEEGLVRAVHPSPATIKLIQDKYLQKVHLQDAGLPVVEFSAVDTQNVDAAIDRFGLPLMLKCRTQAYDGRGNFTLRTREQIPEAISALGGGTRPLYAEKWASFEKELAVMVVRSTDGDVRAYTAVETVHENSICHSVYAPLRVPVAGLDKRARDIAERAVATFSGAGIFGVEMFLLPGSVLVINEIAPRPHNSGHYTMEASDTTQFENHLRAVVGMPLGSTALKVPSAAMLNILGLADMDKDKDALAKTLAPAIRSLSVPGTTVHLYGKQGCRIGRKLGHINVVGKSDAAVRERMGVLLDELALAKASAESGAPWNAEAAKKRVVSSPASPVRSADDFSNPSPLVGVIMGSDSDLVVMMAAAQVLKQFDVPFELTIVSAHRTPERMAQYAQSARARGLGAIIAGAGGAAHLPGMVAAQTCLPVIGVPVKGSSLDGVDSLHSIVQMPRGIPVATVAINNSMNAALLAIRILGTSIPSYLDKIEEYMKEMERSVHQKVECLYAQAWDYQVPGK